One window from the genome of Populus alba chromosome 15, ASM523922v2, whole genome shotgun sequence encodes:
- the LOC118056444 gene encoding CEN-like protein 1, with product MSRAMEPLTVGRVVGDVVDIFTPSVRMTVTYNSNKQVANGYEFMPSVIAYKPRVEIGGEDMRIAYTLIMTDPDAPSPSDPYLREHLHWMVTDIPGTTDVSFGKEIVSYETPKPVVGIHRYVFILFKQRGRQTVMPPASRDCFNTRMFAGENGLGLPVAAVYFNAQRETAARRR from the exons ATGTCAAGGGCCATGGAACCACTGACTGTCGGGAGAGTTGTGGGAGATGTGGTGGATATATTCACTCCTAGTGTGAGAATGACTGTTACTTATAACTCCAACAAACAAGTTGCTAATGGCTATGAATTCATGCCTTCTGTCATTGCTTATAAACCTAGAGTTGAGATTGGTGGTGAGGACATGAGGATTGCATATACACTT ATCATGACAGACCCTGATGCTCCAAGCCCCAGTGATCCTTACCTAAGAGAACATCTCCACTG gatGGTCACTGACATTCCTGGCACAACTGATGTCTCCTTTG GAAAGGAAATTGTGAGCTATGAGACTCCAAAGCCCGTGGTTGGTATCCATAGATATGTGTTCATCTTGTTTAAACAGAGAGGAAGGCAAACTGTGATGCCACCAGCTTCGAGAGACTGTTTCAACACTAGAATGTTCGCAGGAGAAAATGGATTGGGCCTGCCGGTGGCTGCAGTGTACTTTAATGCACAGAGAGAAACTGCTGCAAGGAGAAGGTGA
- the LOC118056233 gene encoding E3 ubiquitin-protein ligase XBAT33, producing MGNSFGCSASGERLVSAARDGDLVEAKMLLDCNPCLAKYSTFGGLNSPLHFAAAKGHNEIVGLLLENGADVNSRNYCGQTALMQACRYGHWEVVQTLLLFRCNVIRADYLSGRTALHFAAVNGHVRCIRLVVADFVPSAPFEAMHTQIEGDTRDGSSVKNRFDQSALSRFVNKAADGGITALHIAALNGYFDCVQLLLDIHANVSSVTFHYGTTMDLIGAGSTPLHYAACGGSLKCCQILLARGASRMTLNCNGWLPVDVARMWGRHWLEPLLAPNSDSVIPRFPHSNHLSLPLLSVLNIARESGMHCSVSSSDDPDICAVCLERACNVAAEGCGHELCVRCALYLCSTCNIPSEMVGPTGSIPCPLCRHGIVSFVRLPGSSAKEMKLPLSLGLCTPCMLHSHDVDGQSPACLPEVRKNRVVSVSSDFLCPVTCSPFPSVAIPLCTCNDGPCPSFEPQEVESQDESSHRPQTSVEQDKMEGPRLEKTSCSSMFWGRRSCSREHQCNSEINT from the exons ATGGGGAATTCATTTGGGTGCTCAGCATCAGGGGAGAGGTTAGTTTCCGCAGCAAGAGATGGAGATTTGGTCGAAGCCAAGATGTTATTGGATTGCAATCCCTGTCTTGCTAAATATTCTACTTTTGGCGGCCTTAATTCTCCTCTCCATTTTGCTGCTGCTAAAGGCCACAATGAG attGTGGGGCTGTTGTTGGAGAATGGAGCTGatgtgaattccaggaattatTGTGGccag ACGGCATTGATGCAAGCTTGTAGATATGGACACTGGGAAGTTGTGCAGACCCTTTTGTTGTTTAGATGCAAT GTTATAAGAGCAGATTATCTTAGTGGAAGAACTGCTCTACATTTTGCAGCAGTAAATGGGCATGTGAGATGTATAAGACTAGTTGTAGCTGATTTTGTTCCTAGTGCCCCTTTTGAAGCTATGCATACTCAGATTGAAGGTGATACCAGGGATGGTTCTAGCGTGAAGAACAGGTTTGACCAGAG TGCACTGTCGAGGTTTGTAAATAAGGCGGCCGATGGTGGTATCACTGCTCTTCATATTGCTGCATTGAATGGGTATTTTGACTGTGTACAGCTTCTACTTGATATTCATGCAAATGTATCATCAGTGACATTTCATTATGGGACAACTATGGATTTGATAG GAGCTGGAAGCACCCCTCTGCATTATGCTGCTTGCGGGGGCAGTTTAAAATGCTGTCAG ATCCTCCTTGCAAGAGGTGCCAGTCGGATGACATTAAATTGCAACGG GTGGCTGCCTGTTGATGTTGCCAGGATGTGGGGGCGTCATTGGCTTGAACCATTGTTAGCACCAAATTCTGACTCTGTGATACCCAGATTTCCTCACTCGAATCACTTATCCTTACCTCTTTTGAGTGTACTTAATATAGCAAG AGAGAGCGGGATGCATTGCTCAGTAAGCTCCTCTGATGACCCTGATATTTGTGCTGTCTGCCTGGAGAGAGCGTGTAATGTAGCCGCTGAAG GGTGCGGACATGAGCTTTGTGTGAGATGCGCACTCTATCTTTGCTCAACGTGCAACATCCCTTCCGAAATGGTGGGCCCTACTGGCTCCATCCCATGTCCTCTTTGCAGGCATGGAATTGTCTCTTTTGTTAGATTGCCTGGTTCCTCAGCAAAAGAAATGAAGCTTCCTCTATCTCTCGGACTGTGCACTCCATGCATGCTCCATTCACATGATGTGGATGGGCAATCGCCAGCATGTTTACCGGAGGTCCGAAAGAATCGTGTGGTTTCAGTTTCTTCTGATTTTCTCTGCCCAGTCACTTGCAGTCCATTTCCTTCTGTTGCCATCCCCTTGTGTACCTGCAATGATGGGCCATGCCCATCTTTTGAACCCCAAGAGGTAGAATCACAAGATGAATCCTCTCACCGTCCACAAACATCTGTAGAGCAGGATAAAATGGAGGGACCAAGGCTTGAGAAAACAAGCTGCTCAAGTATGTTTTGGGGAAGAAGGAGCTGCAGCAGAGAGCATCAGTGCAATTCAGAAATAAATACATGA
- the LOC118056234 gene encoding protein ROOT PRIMORDIUM DEFECTIVE 1, producing MLVFISLGLLNPRLKPLKTLQSTLYNLKHTKPMSQSTSIPKKQLRVRDHGFDNYMEIEKKTRKVLKFQSLILSQYNQTLPISRLDNLAGRLGFKQFEAGAFILKFPHVFEVYEHPVQRVLYCRLTRKAVNQIMQEKEALLAQIPDAVTRLRKLIMMSNEGRLRLEHVRIARYEFGLPDDFEYSVVLKYPQFFRLVDASETRNKYIEVVDRDRRLTVCAIEKVREREYREKGMDAEDVRFKFMVNFPPGFKIGKYYRIAVWKWQRVPYWSPYEDISGYDLRSIEAQKRMEKRAVATIHELLSLTVEKKITMERIAHFRMAMNLPNKLKGFLLQHQGIFYVSTRGNHGKLHTVFLREAYRKGELVEPNGLYLARRKLCELVLSSSRKANVDRGLVHYRGDREDDEMERFRRDCSEDGFEGGKEGKDGEREDDLNLELSCDVGSDFTDEDDDVDGIEKAEKAQLNG from the coding sequence ATGCTAGTCTTCATTTCTCTCGGTCTCTTAAACCCTAGACTCAAACCCCTCAAAACTCTTCAATCCACACTCTACAACCTTAAACACACAAAACCCATGTCCCAATCCACTTCAATACCCAAAAAACAACTAAGGGTTCGTGACCATGGATTCGATAATTACATGGAAATCGAAAAAAAGACGAGAAAGGTCTTaaagtttcaatctttaatACTTTCTcaatacaaccaaacactgcCCATTTCACGTCTTGACAATCTCGCTGGCAGGTTGGGGTTTAAACAGTTTGAAGCTGGTGCTTTTATCCTCAAATTCCCTCATGTTTTTGAGGTCTATGAGCACCCAGTTCAACGAGTGTTGTATTGTCGCTTAACGCGCAAAGCAGTCAATCAGATTATGCAAGAAAAGGAGGCCCTTTTGGCTCAAATACCTGATGCTGTTACCAGATTGAGGAAGTTGATAATGATGTCCAATGAGGGTCGGTTGCGGTTAGAGCATGTAAGGATCGCAAGGTACGAGTTTGGTTTACCTGATGATTTTGAGTATTCTGTTGTTTTGAAGTATCCGCAGTTTTTTAGATTGGTTGATGCTAGTGAGACTAGGAATAAGTACATTGAGGTGGTTGACAGAGACCGTAGATTGACGGTTTGTGCGATAGAAAAAGTTAGGGAGAGAGAGTATAGAGAGAAAGGAATGGATGCTGAGGACGTGAGGTTTAAGTTTATGGTGAATTTCCCACCGGGGTTTAAGATAGGGAAGTATTATAGGATTGCAGTGTGGAAATGGCAAAGGGTACCTTATTGGTCACCGTATGAAGATATTTCAGGTTATGATTTGAGGTCAATTGAGGCTCAGAAGAGGATGGAGAAGAGGGCAGTGGCTACTATTCATGAATTGTTGTCGTTGACGGTGGAGAAGAAGATTACAATGGAGAGGATCGCCCATTTCAGGATGGCTATGAATTTACCCAACAAATTGAAGGGCTTTTTGCTTCAGCATCAGGGGATTTTCTATGTTTCGACTAGAGGGAATCATGGGAAGCTTCATACAGTTTTTCTTCGAGAGGCTTATAGGAAAGGGGAGTTAGTTGAGCCGAATGGTTTGTATTTGGCAAGGAGGAAGTTGTGTGAGTTGGTGTTGTCGAGTTCGAGGAAAGCAAATGTGGATAGGGGGTTGGTTCATTATAGGGGGGATAGAGAAGATGATGAGATGGAACGTTTTAGGAGAGACTGCTCAGAAGATGGTTTTGAGGGTGGGAAGGAGGGGAAAGATGGAGAGAGGGAGGATGATTTGAACTTGGAATTGAGTTGTGATGTTGGTTCTGATTTTACAGACGAGGATGATGATGTTGATGGCATCGAAAAGGCAGAGAAGGCTCAACTAAATGGGTGA